The sequence TCCATTCAATGTAAGTAAATAGTTGATGATCTGCAAAAAACGATTTGAAAACACTTTTATCTCCCCCAAAACTACTCTAAAACACTCGAAAAGATACTTAAAGTAACATTAGAACCTCAATGTTCTTCTCAGTGACTGCAATATGCAAAGCAGAGTTCCCCTCACAATCCTTCCAGTTCAGAAACTCACCATTTCTACACATAAACTCAGCCAAAAACTTCGACTCCTCCAACCTGTTCCATTTCACACACAGATGCAAACACGTCTCCCCTCGATCCGTCAGCAACCGGGTACACTCGGGCTTGACCCGGACCATCACAGTGATCACCGCCGCCCTCCCCTTGATCGCCGCCATATGCAACGCATTCCTCCCATCGGAATTTCTCACTAAACATACCTCAGCATCAGCACGAAGCAGCTCCTCGACGATGTCCACGTGCCCCTTCGCTGCCGCCAGGTGCAGCGGCGAGCATCCGGTCGAGTCCAGTTCTGATGCTAGCTCCGGCTTCCTGATCAGGAATTCTTTCACCAAGCTTAGGTGGCCCAAAGTTGAGGCAATGTGGAGGGGCGTTTCTGAGACACAGGAGACGATAATTCTGTCTAATATCAAAGAATCTTTTTCCAAGATTTGCCGCAACGATTCCAGGTCTCCTTGTAAAGCTGCCTCTGATAATCTTTTCTCCATCTTCTTCTAAAGACTATCAGAAACTGGgataaaaaaagaaagtaaaaaaagatATAATCTGGTGAGCATGAACACTTGGAATTAGTATCCGAATTTCGATTCTTGATTCTATCAAGATTTGGTTTTACTCTTGCAAGAGTATGGAATATATGAGATTCACTTTAAAGGAGCGAATGAAGGACTGGGAGTCGTGGGCTAGTTGCTTTAGACTTTTATCGTTTTGgtaagaaaattatttatattacgaTGGAATAATTTTCgccattcaatttttttttttaaaaaaaaagtacttaattttttcgaaaatgtcatatataattttttttaaaaaaaaaaacaaatttaagaCACTTCTCTTTCATGCATATTTCTGACTTCTGACTATAACTGAGTAACAATTGGTAACTTCATCGCATCCGTGATAATAATTTCATCTCATGATCATGCGAGGGTGAGATAAATATTGCATATATGaagttcaaatattaatttttttttattttgaatatattaatttttttttattttgaatatattaatttttttcattaaatatatgaatatttaaacacaaaataaaattgtgtataattgaaaaaatttgaaattacacataattaaatttaaaagcttgcacataattttaaaaacataattaaaaataacacataaatatttaaatacacataattaagAGGTTaagataatttaattttttaaatgtttttttttattttttaaagctAAAATAATCTTGATCATTGATCTAaaacaaccaaaatattttaaaaaattatcttattattaattttaataatttaaatcatatttaaaaaaaaaacaaattttaaaaaataaaattgcagGTAAACTTCATCGCACAGAAGGAATCTGCACGAAGCCCGTCTGCATTATAGCACGACGATTGCCTCTTGAAAGGGTGTGAAACTAAATGGGCGAGGAAGCCCAAGCAATGTACAGCCCCAAGAGAGTGTGGAACCAtaaagaaattttgaaataaatttggAGAATGAgccaatatttcaaaaataacctCCATGTATGTTTTTTCGAGCTTCAAACTATTCCACGTCTAGACTACATCACCACAAATTGTACTAGACTACATCACCGTTATATCCTTATATTTCGCCTTTTTTTCTCAATATTCTCTAAAATTTTGCCAATTATATCTCTagggttattttttttaattgtgtcCCGATTTTGGCCCCGCAGTCAGTTGGACGTTGAGATTTGCGGTCATCCCCAGTTTCATTGGGCCGCGTCACTTAATTCTTAGGGCTCAGGGATGCATAGCACGATAAATTAGGGATTATCCGTATTCAGGAGATTGCTACAGAACCCGATAAATTGACATTAAAGATACAAGTTACAGACTATCCATCTCTACATCGAACAATTGGACTGAAAAACAAGACTTAGAAGAGTAGCTAAATTATCCAAAGAAACAAACCATTGTATCTACAAAGCACCTGACACGAAGGAAGAATGGACCAACAACAAGTTTAGCTGTGCCCATGAAGATACAGTTCAAAGAAAGGTGAATATAGCATGTTCTGGCACTTGTCAAGGGCGTGATCTTTTATTACTACACGTCGGGCATTTGTACTGCTTGATGTGCTCAGCTCTTGCAGGAGTGATCTTGACACACTTGCCATGGAACCATCTCTCGCATAAGTCACAGCAGATCCAGAATTCGTCAGAGGCATAGTTCTCTCCACATGCGCCACATAAGGTTTCACCGTggtcttcttcatcttcttcaacTTCATCCAATCCATCATCTTCGTCCTCATCCTTTACTTCTGATTTGGAGATTTTGGCCTAAGATTTAAAACCCATTAGTTCcattagataataataaaaaaaggtcAAACACTAGAAGAAAGAGTTCACGGGTTCAAGAAATATTTATTGAGAGTGAAATAAGTGTTTTGGATAGCACGCATGAACTTCAATACCAAAATGTCATGGTACTACATGGTAAAATGACAGAATATTGCAATGACATTAACTACAAATAACAGCACGAGAACCAACGTGGAGTAAGAAAAGTGACAACCATGCCAacaatttccaaacaatttaaaaaacccCATATGAAACAGTAAAGCTGGATTGCTGGAGCTTAGTTCGTCACGCCTTTTGAGTTTTAACCTCTACGAGGATGCAGTAAACATGATCCATCAGCATGCCTTAAATGTTGTGCACTTGTACGCAAATTAGTCAAACTTAATAATCATGGAGGGACAGTTCAGAGGGGAGGAGCTTGGCCAGAAAAGTAATAGAAAATCAGTTTCCTGCGTACATACCAAATTTCATCTATGATTTGGCCAAATTTAGACTTGTTACATGATtctaatatacaaaatataggaaAATATTGCAAACATAAAATGGATGTATGAAAAATTCCACGTTTTCATAACAGTATGCATATGACTTCTATACCACTTTTGGGGTTGACTTAGATTTGCTGCCACTATGGTTTGAGACAGATGGTTTGTCCTTCACTTGCTTCTTCGCAACTCCTGTTACGACTTCGAATATTGTCGGGAGATCATTTATCATATTGAATAGGCGTTTTCTGcatccagaaacaaataaaaataaaataacagcaAAAGAGAAAACGATCCAACAACAATCTGAAAGTTATAGTTCACAAATGACATCGCAAGCCAGTTACTCGAAATCAGTCGGAGATAGGAATTAGGCAATTAGAATATATGACATTCCGTACTAACTTCGGACCCATCCAAACCCATTGTTATTTAGGGCGCAAGTGGCACTAGTAAGGCGAAAGGGTGTCATGGAGCCTTATTCGAAGTGAGTCACAccaatcatatttttttagaatgTGTACTTATGAAGTGCATTTTACAACAATGTTAATATTAACAccaacaaaaattatatttcacaagctattgaataattatataaatcagAAACTAATTAGTAATACttgacataaataaaaaaataatttcaaccaTCTAAATCACTAAACCTCTCTATATGTACTAATGTTAACGATTTGCGGTTGATAAAGGATTAGGCAccgaaattatatttttttgaggtCTTTGGTTCAAAAACAGATGTACATGTAAATTAATTTCAATTGTACGGTGGATGTGTACTAGGCACGTGCCTTTTACAACTATGCCCGAACCAATGTAAATGTTAAACTGACGGTCTGACCATCTCTTACTTAATATGGAACCTAAAACATAATTACGAATATACCATAACTGGCCTTGTTAATTAGCTAGTCCACCAATTCATATATTCtaataataatactaaaaaCTAATGTGTGACCTACTGGATTTCCGTATGAAAATCATATGTAGAATAGAAAGAAAAAACGAACAGGTAATTTGGTCAAATATATCAAGCATGTAATTTATGTCAAATAACTACCTTATATTGAAGGGAGGGTAACAAATGGTTGGGAAAGAACGTGGAAATCATGGGAAAACTTATGTCTATAAATTAGAAGGACATAGAGATATTGCACCCAAACAAAACTGTCAATGAACCCTAATTCTATACCTGTACATTTCTGCACGGAGACACAGCACAAAATAATGACATTATCTTGGGCAACAAATGGAAAAACATAAGAATTTAAAGTTTAATCAAAACCTACCTGTCAGCTTTATCAAAACCATATCTAGCACCGATATAGAAAGTGATAGATAGAAGCCACGCGTCACTGTGAACAGCAACAAGAGCCAACCAGTCTTTCTCTTGCATACCATCCCTGGCAAAATTTATACCTAGGGCAGGTTCCGGAAGCTCAGGAGGAACCTCCTCAGCAGGTAAATTAACTTCCCATAGTTCATTAGGAAATCCATAAAGGCAAAGATTTTCTTTCTCTGCATAATTTCCATGTCAACAGATACCATATCATTCAGATTACAACAAATACTTTCCAATAGCAGAATTTTACATCAACATCTTAGTGTAGAACAACGCACAGACAACCCACAATGTTGAAGATGAATATTGGAGAAAATCTATGTATTCTCATTGATAGTGATTTAACCATAAAAAAGTGAAAAAAGTAGTATATATACACAACTAACGAACTAACGCACTCTGTTTTAATTTTAACTAACTTGTATACCACTAAGCATAACTAACTGCTATATATTAACTAATATATTAATGAAGTTTAACACACAATAAATACCTGCTAGTCAGGAATAAACAACTGTATGAAGGAGTTACAACAATTGGGAGGAAAAATCTCTGAAGTGAGGACAATAACACGTGGCAAAAATGAAGTGGCGTATGAGCATGCATTTAAGTAGTAATTATTCGAGTCGAGGATAAACATCTACAACCACCATCAACCGAGAATAAAGTATAGCCTAAATAGTGGACACTGACCGTTTGCGTTGATTATTACCgaataatcaagaaaatgttGATAAGGAAGTTAGTGTAGCCAAAAGGTATTTTCCGGGGAGTATCCCGAAAATTCCCCGACGCAAACCCAAGCCAAACTTTTTGTTTACCACCCTCCAGTACGGCAATTTGCTACATTCTTAATGCCACGCTCCAACCGCTATCTCCCATCACTTAAGCGAGACAATTTTTGATCTTATCAACGAAGTACAGACCC comes from Primulina huaijiensis isolate GDHJ02 chromosome 2, ASM1229523v2, whole genome shotgun sequence and encodes:
- the LOC140971450 gene encoding PHD finger protein ALFIN-LIKE 4-like, yielding MDGGAHNVPRTVEDVFREFKGRRNGLIKALTTDVGDFFQQCDPEKENLCLYGFPNELWEVNLPAEEVPPELPEPALGINFARDGMQEKDWLALVAVHSDAWLLSITFYIGARYGFDKADRKRLFNMINDLPTIFEVVTGVAKKQVKDKPSVSNHSGSKSKSTPKVAKISKSEVKDEDEDDGLDEVEEDEEDHGETLCGACGENYASDEFWICCDLCERWFHGKCVKITPARAEHIKQYKCPTCSNKRSRP